The following proteins are co-located in the Vicia villosa cultivar HV-30 ecotype Madison, WI unplaced genomic scaffold, Vvil1.0 ctg.000162F_1_1_1, whole genome shotgun sequence genome:
- the LOC131624750 gene encoding embryo-specific protein ATS3B-like: protein MKEVLLLVGVSLAFCLTLSVSVSESHSVSLLPHAHESFNFSYIKMKNEASCSYFVVISTSCSSTRFTRDQISISFGDAYGNQINAPRLDDPSSGTFESCSSDTFQINGPCAYQICYVYLYRSGSDGWKPDTVKINGNSGGPVTFYYNTFIPRDTWYGFNLCSDAASSYKVTNRKWLMLVILGVVLSFWL, encoded by the exons ATGAAAGAGGTTCTTCTTCTTGTTGGGGTCTCTTTGGCCTTTTGTTTAACCCTCTCAGTCTCAGTGTCAGAGTCTCACTCTGTTTCGCTATTGCCTCATGCTCATGAATCCTTCAATTTCAGTTATATTAAG ATGAAGAATGAGGCAAGTTGTTCTTACTTTGTGGTTATATCCACTAGTTGTTCGTCTACTAGGTTTACGAGGGATCAAATCAGTATTTCTTTTGGTGATGCTTATGGAAACCAG ATAAATGCACCAAGACTAGATGATCCATCTTCTGGTACATTTGAGAGCTGTTCGTCCGATACGTTTCAGATAAATGGTCCATGCGCCTATCAGATATGCTATGTGTACCTCTATAGATCTGGCTCAGATGGTTGGAAACCCGACACGGTGAAAATCAATGGTAATAGTGGCGGTCCAGTTACTTTCTATTACAACACTTTCATTCCCAGAGATACATGGTATGGGTTTAATTTATGCAGTGATGCTGCTTCTTCATACAAAGTAACTAATCGGAAATGGCTAATGTTAGTTATTCTAGGAGTTGTTTTAAGTTTCTGGCTGTAA